A portion of the Pseudomonadota bacterium genome contains these proteins:
- a CDS encoding SDR family NAD(P)-dependent oxidoreductase, with the protein MDVKDMANPVAVVFGGSGFIGRHVVRHLARAGMTVRVPTRNPSAATFLRVNGHVGQIVPLRCDLRDETQVAAAVHGAQVVINLIGILYESRRGDFQRIHVD; encoded by the coding sequence ATGGATGTGAAGGACATGGCCAATCCCGTTGCTGTTGTTTTTGGTGGAAGCGGCTTTATCGGCCGGCATGTGGTCCGCCATCTGGCCCGGGCCGGCATGACGGTCCGCGTGCCCACGCGCAATCCCTCTGCCGCCACGTTCCTGCGGGTCAACGGCCATGTGGGCCAGATCGTGCCCCTGCGCTGTGACCTCCGTGATGAGACCCAGGTTGCTGCCGCGGTTCACGGAGCGCAGGTGGTTATCAACCTGATCGGCATCCTGTATGAATCCCGCCGCGGTGACTTCCAGCGCATCCATGTGGAC